Proteins co-encoded in one Salvelinus sp. IW2-2015 linkage group LG17, ASM291031v2, whole genome shotgun sequence genomic window:
- the LOC111976498 gene encoding LOW QUALITY PROTEIN: bromodomain adjacent to zinc finger domain protein 2A (The sequence of the model RefSeq protein was modified relative to this genomic sequence to represent the inferred CDS: inserted 1 base in 1 codon; deleted 1 base in 1 codon) — MEANNHFNYGTHSSVSVNSGLKLSSGDSVYTNGSSMXFPQQEKNMNGEMNVNDSTTVIGSSVPGLHPPNSPYPHMSNHHHQSSMGYDYLWGGQPQYSPAMSLSPGHGMHPKQPPTGVMQQQSQQHFQGHGQYQLNGGMPGSRQPPPPNMTLTGGQYWNRVIPGQQQSSAAMAMGYNSHSVYGAYQSQVHSGIAPSQHHQQQPPQPPSHQQTQQHHHHHQQQQPQHYSMVSNGIPYYQHQPQHPPLPAPQPQAQMMPPTSQNFTPPRGSPQHHQMGRGGTGSPLPMAVSSVPMMSPSTMADSGSPQSQTRERSPHGGSVAMPAVMQGRMSEAFKDVDKGYNGMERASVAQRLPKSDSYPPKLHGPPMGPTSDYCQRSKQPMAQHHEMTTLARESALPEPPHSMSAPPPVVSTPPSAKAATPPRVSAPPAVSMAHMNPSGPPAVSSSSVTSTSPRNSAPPVYSAPSPPVLGPPPRLSSPPLMLQGLRPFPVSVSTLPSVVSPPSSVSAPPPKPPAFPPLLDKSSRPPSVSAPNPVSAPTPVSVAHQTAHTTSAPPAMVSPSTMVSAPPHSMSVPISALQQMVQGSRLPPLTSSPPALFGAPREKCWTSSSMSASAPSPAVSTPSVAVMAPPSAVSRPHSAVSSCSISVSSLSQSVSTCPPAVSAPLTVSVSVVSSFPKEVSMPPLTVQGPRALPLSGPPPLTSQTSRAPPLSEPPALMSVPLAVMTAPLVVPSAPLLSAPPPQAPKRMVPTEPEERCMGNMKDLSVEADTVKTSSKIDSAGSPTRQCEKHSNKPLTVIPGTTLHPKNQEDSSGDQVCAEKNDTTPMRGADIPLEKGSLDDICVMDESTVDESFDESLQAESIRLDSTRMEDASFTEEDDISNNSSFDDASRFDDTSGLDDTSRMNYTSRLDDISRVDGDNSRFDDTSRTDDDISRFDDSSRVDGNKSLFDYSARMDDSARMDDSARMDDTSHVGDTTMDSSFSSVEDSRELTLDDTQSENVSRAEETMDSCLSTKESMLESSLNNTSQMQDSSVDLSQNDISRSSSNGPAKPTPAYKGDREAEVWDIPDSTGTTSTKASAATIMAPSVIMDKGKHTAALSALVESLVGAPLLPLAAPAVPTTGQKTKTPRKPRKPRTQAASIPVPQAPGKAQRKSAIKIPKVEKIKVERRRKKKKLEVGENKEKGPPRKRKKKIEPVAATGEPEHSAEGLLPGQSGPVTTIGKPCLTSGETPPVIKPKKVRVKKVSVLEPKPHKITKMDIDTKPNDDDNNVNDGDDSSTAGDTPRRRIATEEQVYFPLLHGWRREIRVKKNEDRLKGETWYYSPCGRRMKQFPEVIKYLNRHQDTAVTREHFSFSPRMPVGDFYEERDSTEGVKWCLLANEEVPSMIMAITGRRGRPPNPDKEMPRPRARRTKGGPVRKPGRPPKPKMADLLSKVDARMLKRLEAKDGLTEEDKEKLVKIKKKMKRKARMKRKEDNKNKKIRQEKKQARLDKETKEVKAEPADQEASQSAPPQLPAPEPKKRGPRKKVEVPPPVVETDQERLAKGKRVLGARSKAKALAKAQAEAEAAAQAALAAKKQVERRAQAQRRLEERRRQQMILEELKKPTEDMCLTDHQPLPELSRIPGLVLSGVAFSHCLAVVEFLYSYGKVLGLHIPSDVPSLSTLQEGLLGLGDSQSEVQDLLIKLVEAALHDPGLPPYYQSVKILGEKLVDLELTRSTVSEGLRIFLESHGFDMEVCNVLRTKTFLTLNPDTKAAILGFLVEELNGSNIVISEIDNTLENRATYRKNKWIIEGKLRKLKAALARRTGRSEEELYLEERRRSARVAEEENLSLEEGSGPMERGSRRRTPKEEPKLSETDSPTNASIPELERQIDKLTKRQVFFRKKLLQSSHSLRAVSLGQDRFRRRYWLLPHLGGVLVEGPEEILATEDILVKEVPVTLLKREPKVEEMPTTTPAPPASSPQSQTSLPPKEDPLPGTASLMSSPRARGRPRKIKPEVELHLRTAKCRRRRRSSKSGGEESVPGVSPETTTTNRTEDLTQSAFSNCLSQLQGALTNGTEPATGTAPKGRLPEDSVKEMAEKQGQWFNLLPKQPCDKTSLTEPQTPPSKEPKHLPLTPSTLPALAAPLLQVSPPQPPAHSSGPSWERTLNSVPDPTPQVTPSPAKPGRRRRRGGSPARRVGARAAAAKRRGRPSSTLFQETEQQYFTQLVVKPIPASMVRGWWWIKEPEDLTATLQALHPRGIREKVLHKHLAKHMEYLAEVCTRPINDPIFQVKVKEGEALLESLQQPWQVQERALETDVGALRWVEDLEQRVIAADLHLKMAPQNGRSDTDNNTETPAAGFQPYTVPEVDSTREDLQYYEHDVDPRDDWIVRTKKEWSDLPRVASHPLDLAVLRLANLERNIDRRYLKEPLWNLAEVVRLAPLTPEESQMGQMDVMSLESEITPRLRTWRQALDRCRSAPQLCLCLLQLEKAIAWERSVVKVTCQVCRKGDNDEYLLLCDGCDRGCHMYCLRPKVTQVPEGDWFCPTCVSKASDGESPRSNHRSSKQRTRVKKRRYEDDSSDEEAVPSRRSGGGASMATRHKDGGPASSSRYSGDGGRTAGFSPAKRRRMTTRNQPDLTYCEIILMEMESHADAWPFLEPVNPRVVPGYRRIIKNPMDFLTMRERLLQGGYCSCEEFAADAHLVFNNCELFNEDTSEVGMAGHSMKRFFENRWAEFYASKDQ; from the exons AAGCAGCCTCCCACTGGGGTGATGCAGCAACAGAGCCAGCAGCATTTCCAGGGTCACGGACAGTACCAACTGAACGGGGGCATGCCTGGGTCCCGTCAGCCGCCCCCACCAAACATGACTCTTACAGGGGGCCAGTACTGGAACAGGGTTATCCCGGGGCAACAGCAGAGCAGCGCAGCCATGGCAATGGGGTATAACTCGCACAGCGTGTACGGGGCCTACCAGAGCCAGGTGCACTCTGGGATTGCACCCTCACAGCATCACCAGCAGCAGCCTCCACAGCCACCCTCTCACCAACAGACacagcaacaccaccaccaccaccagcagcagcaaccTCAGCACTACAGCATGGTGTCCAATGGGATTCCCTACTACCAGCACCAGCCCCAGCACCCACCTCTTCCCGCTCCACAACCTCAGGCTCAGATGATGCCCCCTACCTCCCAGAATTTCACCCCTCCACGGGGAAGCCCCCAGCACCACCAGATGGGCCGGGGGGGCACAGGCAGCCCCCTCCCCATGGCGGTGTCCTCTGTCCCCATGATGTCACCCTCGACAATGGCGGATAGTGGATCGCCCCAGAGccagaccagggagaggagtcCCCATGGTGGTTCTGTAGCGATGCCGGCTGTCATGCAAG GGCGGATGAGTGAAGCGTTTAAGGATGTGGATAAAGGCTACAATGGGATGGAGAGGGCGTCTGTCGCCCAGCGGCTGCCTAAAAGCGACAGCTACCCTCCCAAGCTCCATGGACCTCCCATGGGGCCCACCAGTGACTACTGCCAGCGCTCCAAGCAGCCAATGGCCCAGCACCATGAAATGACAACCTTAGCGAGGGAGTCTGCRCTGCCTGAGCCTCCACACTCGATGTCGGCGCCTCCCCCTGTGGTTTCCACACCTCCTTCAGCTAAGGCAGCAACCCCTCCTAGGGTCTCTGCACCTCCTGCAGTGTCTATGGCTCATATGAATCCCTCAGGGCCTCCTGCTGTTTCATCTTCCTCCGTTACTTCTACGTCTCCCCGAAACTCAGCGCCTCCCGTgtactctgctccttctccccctGTGCTCGGGCCTCCTCCCAGGCTGTCGTCACCGCCTCTGATGTTACAAGGCCTAAGACCTTTTCCAGTGTCTGTGTCCACACTTCCATCAGTCGTATCGCCTCCCTCCTCAGTGTCTGCACCTCCTCCTAAGCCACCTGCATTTCCTCCTTTACTGGACAAATCCTCTAGACCTCCATCTGTGTCTGCTCCCAATCCAGTCAGTGCGCCTACCCCAGTGTCTGTGGCACATCAGACTGCTCACACTACATCTGCACCTCCTGCAATGGTCTCGCCTTCTACCATGGTGTCTGCTCCCCCGCACTCCATGTCTGTGCCTATCTCTGCTCTTCAACAGATGGTCCAAGGATCCAGACTACCTCCTCTGACTTCTTCTCCCCCTGCTTTATTTGGAGCACCTAGAGAGAAATGTTGGACTTCGTCATCAATGTCTGCATCTGCGCCTTCCCCAGCGGTGTCTACTCCCTCGGTGGCAGTCATGGCACCTCCCTCAGCAGTGTCCAGGCCTCATTCGGCAGTCAGTTCATGTTCTATATCAGTGTCCTCACTTTCTCAATCAGTGTCTACTTGTCCCCCAGCAGTTTCTGCCCCTCTcacagtgtctgtgtctgtagtgtCCTCCTTTCCAAAGGAGGTGTCAATGCCTCCTCTAACAGTCCAAGGCCCTAGAGCTCTACCTTTGTCTGGACCTCCTCCTCTCACATCCCAAACCTCCAGAGCTCCTCCATTGTCTGAGCCACCTGCCTTGATGTCTGTGCCTCTTGCAGTGATGACTGCTCCTCTTGTGGTCCCATCTGCGCCTCTACTATCTGCCCCTCCTCCACAAGCTCCTAAACGGATGGTTCCCACAGAGCCAGAGGAGCGATGCATGGGGaacatgaaggatctctctgtagaaGCAGACACAGTCAAAACATCATCAAAGATTGATTCCGCAGGGTCTCCGACTCGTCAATgtgaaaaacactcaaacaaacccCTCACAGTTATTCCTGGGACGACACTGCACCCCAAGAACCAAGAGGACTCCTCTGGGGACCAAGTTTGTGCTGAGAAAAATGACACCACCCCGATGAGAGGTGCAGACATTCCCCTGGAGAAGGGAAGTCTGGATGACATCTGTGTGATGGATGAGTCAACAGTTGATGAGTCCTTTGACGAGTCCTTGCAGGCGGAGTCCATACGCCTCGACAGCACCAGGATGGAAGACGCCAGCTTCACTGAGGAAGATGACATCAGTAACAACTCGTCATTCGACGATGCCTCTCGGTTTGACGATACTTCTGGACTTGACGATACCTCTCGCATGAATTACACATCTCGATTGGATGACATCTCTCGCGTGGATGGTGATAACTCTCGGTTTGACGATACCTCTCGCACGGATGATGACATTTCCCGCTTTGATGACAGCTCTCGCGTAGATGGCAACAAATCTCTATTTGACTACAGCGCTCGCATGGATGACAGCGCTCGCATGGATGACAGCGCTCGCATGGATGACACATCACATGTTGGAGACACTACAATGGATAGCAGCTTCTCCTCTGTGGAGGACTCTAGGGAATTGACTCTGGATGATACCCAGTCAGAGAACGTTTCTCGGGCAGAGGAGACCATGGACAGCTGCCTGAGCACCAAGGAGTCCATGCTGGAGTCCTCTCTGAACAACACCTCTCAGATGCAGGACTCCAGTGTTGACTTGTCCCAAAATGACATCTCTCGGTCAAGCTCAAATGGCCCTGCCAAACCAACCCCAGCCTACAAAG GTGACCGTGAGGCGGAGGTCTGGGATATACCAGACTCCACTGGCACCACCAGCACCAAGGCCAGTGCTGCTACCATCATGGCACCATCTGTTATCATGGATAAAGGCAAGCACACAGCGGCTCTCAGTGCCCTGGTGGAAAGCCTGGTTGGAGCCCCGCTCCTGCCCCTAGCTGCCCCAGCCGTGCCCACGACTGGCCAAAAGACCAAAACACCAAGGAAACCCAGGAAGCCACGCACTCAAGCAGCCTCCATTCCCG TTCCCCAGGCCCCTGGGAAAGCCCAGCGGAAGTCTGCTATTAAAATTCCAAAGGTAGAGAAGataaaggtagagaggaggaggaagaagaagaagcttgAGGTAGGAGAGAACAAGGAAAAGGGACCAcctagaaagagaaagaagaagattGAACCAGTAGCAGCCACAGGAGAGCCTGAACATTCTGCTGAAGGCCTACTTCCTGGTCAAAGTGGACCAGTCACTACCATTGGTAAACCATGTCTGACCAGTGGCGAGACCCCACCAGTGATCAAACCCAAGAAAGTTAGAGTCAAGAAAGTAAGTGTTCTGGAGCCGAAGccacacaaaataacaaaaatggacATTGACACTAAACCCAATGATGATGACAATAACGTCAACGACGGAGACGACAGTTCCACTGCCG GTGACACTCCTAGAAGGAGGATAGCAACAGAGGAGCAGGTCTACTTCCCTCTGCTCCACGG CTGGAGGAGGGAGATCCGGGTCAAGAAGAATGAGGACCGACTCAAGGGGGAGACCTGGTACTACAGCCCCTGTGGGAGGAGGATGAAGCAGTTTCCTGAAGTCATCAAG TATCTGAACAGGCACCAGGACACTGCGGTGACAAGGGAACACTTCAGCTTCAGCCCCCGCATGCCCGTAGGAGACTTCTACGAGGAGAGGGActccactgag GGAGTGAAATGGTGCCTACTGGCCAATGAGGAGGTGCCCTCCATGATCATGGCCATCACAGGCCGACGTGGCCGACCTCCGAACCCTGACAAAGAGATGCCCCGGCCCCGAGCTCGTCGTACCAAGGGTGGGCCAGTCCGAAAGCCCGGGAGGCCGCCCAAACCCAAGATGGCGGACCTGCTGAGCAAGGTGGACGCCAGAATGCTGAAGAGGCTAGAGGCCAAGG ATGGTCTGACTGAGGAGGACAAGGAGAAACTTGTCAAAATCAAGAAGAAAATGAAGAGAAAG GCAAGGATGAAAAGAAAGGAGGATAACAAGAATAAAAAGATCCGACAGGAGAAAAAGCAAGCgagg CTGGACAAAGAGACCAAGGAGGTGAAGGCTGAACCAGCCGACCAGGAGGCCTCACAGTCGGCCCCACCACAGCTACCCGCCCCTGAGCCCAAGAAGCGCGGCCCTAGGAAGAAGGTTGAGGTGCCGCCACCGGTTGTGGAGACGGACCAGGAGAGGTTGGCCAAGGGGAAAAGGGTGCTGGGGGCCAGGAGTAAGGCCAAGGCCCTGGCTAAAGCCCAGGCAGAGGCGGAGGCTGCAGCCCAGGCAGCCCTGGCAGCTAAGAAGCAGGTGGAGAGGAGGGCCCAGGCCCAGAGacggctggaggagaggaggagacagcagaTGATCCTGGAGGAGCTGAAGAAGCCCACTGAGGACATGTGTCTCACAGACCACCAGCCCCTTCCGGAGCTGTCTCGGATCCCTGGCTTGGTTCTTTCTGGCGTGGCCTTCTCCCACTGCCTGGCTGTGGTGGAGTTCCTGTACAGCTATGGCAAAGTGCTGGGCCTCCACATCCCCAGTGATGTGCCTAGCCTCAGCACCCTGCAGGAGGGCCTCCTGGGCCTGGGAGACAGTCAAAGCGAGGTCCAGGATCTGCTCATAAAGCTGGTGGAGGCCGCACTACACGACCCAGGCCTGCCACCCTACTACCAg tcggTGAAGATCCTAGGGGAGAAGCTGGTGGACCTGGAGCTGACTCGCAGCACAGTGTCTGAGGGCCTGAGGATCTTCCTGGAGTCCCATGGCTTTGACATGGAGGTGTGCAACGTGCTGCGGACCAAGACCTTCCTCACCCTCAACCCCGACACCAAAGCTGCCATCCTGGGCTTCCTGGTGGAGGAGCTCAACGGCAGCAACATTGTCATAAG TGAGATTGACAACACACTGGAAAACAGGGCTACTTACAGGAAGAATAAGTGGATCATCGAGGGGAAATTGCGCAA ACTGAAGGCAGCTCTAGCACGGCGTACGGGGCGGTCTGAGGAGGAGCTCTATCTAGAGGAGAGGAGGCGCAGTGCCAGGGTGGCAGAGGAGGAGAACCTCAGTCTGGAAGAGGGCAGCGGCCCCATGGAGAGGGGCAGCCGCCGCCGCACACCCAAGGAAGAGCCCAAACTGAGTGAA ACTGACAGTCCCACCAACGCCAGCATTCCAGAGTTGGAGAGGCAGATCGATAAGCTAAccaag CGACAGGTGTTTTTCCGTAAGAAGCTGCTCCAGTCCTCCCACTCCCTGCGGGCGGTGTCTCTGGGCCAGGACCGGTTCCGCCGGAGATACTGGCTCCTGCCCCACCTGGGAGGGGTGCTGGTGGAGGGGCCTGAGGAGATCCTAG cAACAGAAGATATCCTGGTGAAGGAGGTGCCCGTCACTCTTCTGAAGAGGGAACCcaaagtggaggagatgcccactaccACCCCTGccccccctgcctcctctccccaGTCCCAGACCTCCTTGCCCCCTAAAGAGGACCCTCTCCCCGGCACCGCCTCTCTTATGAGCAGTCCCAGGGCCCGGGGTCGCCCCCGCAAGATCAAACCAGAGGTGGAGCTACACCTCCGCACCGCCAAGTGTCGCCGCCGTCGCCGTAGCAGCAAGTCTGGCGGGGAGGAGTCGGTGCCAGGCGTTTCCCCGGAGACCACCACCACCAATAGAACAGAAGACCTCACTCAGTCCGCTTTCAGTAACTGTCTCAGCCAATTGCAGGGCGCCTTAACCAATGGGACGGAGCCAGCAACAGGGACGGCACCTAAAGGCAGACTACCAGAGGATAGCGTGAAAGAGATGGCGGAGAAACAGGGGCAGTGGTTCAACCTGCTGCCAAAACAGCCTTGTGACAAAACCTCTCTGACAGAACCTCAGACCCCCCCCAGCAAGGAACCCAAGCACCTCCCTCTGACCCCCAGCACCCTGCCCGCCCTTGCTGCTCCACTGCTGCAGGTGAGTCCCCCTCAGCCCCCTGCACACTCTTCAGGACCCTCATGGGAGAGAACACTCAAC tctgtACCAGACCCCACACCCCAGGTGACCCCCAGCCCAGCCAAACCAGGGCGCAGGCGGAGGAGGGGAGGCAGTCCCGCCCGCAGGGTTGGAGCTAGAGCGGCTGCAGCTAAGCGTCGTGGCCGCCCTTCTTCCACACTCTTCCAGGAGACAGAGCAACAGTACTTCACTCAGCTCGTGGTCAAGCCCATTCCAGCAT CAATGGTGCGTGGCTGGTGGTGGATAAAGGAGCCTGAGGACCTGACGGCCACCCTGCAGGCCCTGCACCCACGAGGCATCCGGGAGAAGGTGCTCCACAAACACTTGGCCAAACATATGGAGTACCTGGCTGAGGTCTGCACACGGCCCATCAACG ACCCTATATTCCAGGTGAaggtgaaggagggagaggcCCTGTTAGAGTCCCTGCAGCAGCCATGGCAGGTCCAGGAGCGGGCCCTGGAGACAGATGTCGGAGCCCTCCGCTGGGTGGAGGACCTGGAGCAGAGGGTCATTGCCGCCGACCTGCATCTCAAG ATGGCTCCTCAGAATGGAAGGAGCGACACTGACAATAACACGGAAACGCCAGCCGCAGGATTCCAG CCCTACACAGTTCCAGAGGTGGACTCCACACGTGAAGACCTGCAGTACTACGAGCATGATGTGGACCCCCGGGACGACTGGATCGTGCGGACCAAGAAGGAGTGGTCAGACCTGCCCCGTGTGGCCAGCCACCCGCTGGACCTGGCCGTCCTGCGCCTGGCCAACCTGGAGAGAAACATCGACCGGCGCTACCTGAAGGAGCCCCTCTGGAACCTGGCCGAGGTGGTGCGTCTCGCCCCCCTCACCCCCGAGGAGAGCCAGATGGGCCAGATGGACGTCATGAG TCTGGAGAGTGAGATCACCCCCAGATTGCGGACATGGCGTCAGGCCCTGGACCGCTGTCGGAGCGCCCCCCAGCTATGTCTGTGTCTGCTGCAGCTGGAGAAGGCCATCGCCTGGGAGAGATCTGTGGTCAAAGTG acGTGTCAGGTGTGCAGGAAGGGGGATAATGATGAGTACCTGCTGCTGTGTGACGGCTGTGACCGTGGCTGCCACATGTACTGCCTGAGGCCAAAGGTCACCCAGGTGCCAGAGGGGGACTGGTTCTGCCCCACCTGCGTCTCCAAG GCCAGTGACGGTGAGTCACCACGTAGCAACCATCGCTCCTCCAAGCAGAGGACCCGGGTGAAGAAGAGGAGGTACGAAGACGACAGTTCTGACGAAGAGGCGGTGCCAAGCAGACGCAGCGGCGGTGGTGCTAGCATGGCAACACGGCATAAGGACGGTGGCCCTGCCTCATCCTCCCGTTACTCTGGAGATGGAGGACGCACAGCGGGCTTCTCACCCGCCAAGCGCCGCCGCATGACCACCCGCAACCAGCCCGACCTCACCTACTGCGA aatCATCCTGATGGAAATGGAGTCTCATGCTGACGCCTGGCCCTTCCTGGAACCCGTCAACCCCCGCGTGGTGCCCGGCTACCGACGCATCATCAAGAACCCCATGGACTTCCTCACCATGAGGGAGAGGCTGCTGCAGGGAGG